The nucleotide window aacaaattaatattcatatataCCCATCTTCTGATGTGTTCTTCCGTACATCTATTATCATTTTCCAACCACAAGTATGCCATTTGTTACGTGAGTGAGTACGGAAGAAAAAGATTTGTTACGTGAGTGAGTAAGGAAGAAAAGGATTGATATAAAAAGAATATGGGAGGAGAGTAAGAATAAGGTTGTGGTATTTATAATGTTAAACTATGTGTAAAGAAATTGAAATAGTAGTGTGGTATTTTAATTGAAGTGAAGAAATCATGTGTTACTACTGCAATGCATGCATGCAAACAGTGTTCAAATAAATGTAGAAATGACAATTGCAAGTAAAAGCAGAAGCATGCTGTTCAACAGTATTGCATCTATTGCCTCATGAAATGACCATTGCATGCAAAAAATGCATTATTTTCTGCATAAAATTTTTGACTGAAATGACCAAACCATGCTAAATCACGTGGAGGGTAAATGCTTTATTTGTACCGACCAGCTATCTCTGAAGGGCCAATTAAACTGGCGCGTGCACGCCCTACCTCCCAAGTGGGAGCACGCGTGGTGCCCTCTCAGCTAGCGCGTGAGCCAgctaccccgcaagtgggagCTGCGTGGTACTCTAAGCTGGCGCGTGAGGAAGCATTCcgttttattttttacacaatttCATTATTATAAAAGTGGTGAACCTGTTATAATTGTATCACACCACTCTACTTCATACTCTTACTCATTTCTTAACATCAAACCATTCAATGGCAccaaatataaacatttttatgTACTACAATGGAGAAGTTAAACAAAATGAATCCGGCATTTTTTTCCAAAGTCAGTATACCAAAGGTTTTAAAGTGAGCATGGCTAGTACTTACTTGCATCTCAAAAAAAGAATAGTGGAAAAGTTATGTCTCGGAGATAACATGGTTGTGTCTGAAATTATATGTCGGAATCCCATGTTTGTTGGAACTACCACAATTCACTACCAGGCGTTAAGAATAACTGATAACGACGATGTCGAGTTTATGTTTAACGTACATAAAAGTCACAGTTCTTTGTCCTATATAGAGCTTTATGTTATGTTTGAGATGAAGAATCCAACATCTAATGTTGAGTTAAATTACCCATCAAGTTCTAGTCAACACCAAAGTCtaccacaacaacaatatagcaCCCAACACTACAACCCGTCATCGTCCGAACCACACTACAACACGTCATCCATTTATGGTGCATCCTCATCGCAACCTTTTCAGTCACAGTGGTCACAAAATGTGTACGAACCATCACAAAGAATAACTCAACCTCATCCCTCTCAAACACCATCCCGTTCAACACAACCCGAAACTTTAAACGCTGAAATCGATATATTCACCTCCCAATTACAAGACCAACGAAATGATGAAGttcaagatgatgaagatgatgatgatgaagagcTCCTTGCTGCACAAAACGGTGATGAGAACGAAGAAGACGAGGACGAAGATGAAGACGACGATCTGCCACAACTACCAATTTTACCAATCCGAGCTTCTTACAATCCACCAAGGTCCATGCGCAACGTCAATGATGACCACTCAACTGAACTTTATCATTCAATGGCTCTTCCGGTCGATCAAGGTATTGCGCCGGGGATGCAATTCCATAACAAAAATGATTGCATTCTTGCAATTAAATTTTATCACATGAAGAAATCAACGGATTATATTGTGAAAAAATCAGATTCTGAAAGGTATGTCATCAAATGTTAAGATACAAAATGTGGTTTCAAATTGCGGGCCTCGTGGAGGAAAAAAACTGATAAATGGGAGATCGGCAATATGAATGATCATACATGTGTCTCAACAGAAATGACGCAAGATCATCACAAACTTAGTTACAATGTGATATGTGAAAGTGTTAAGTCACTTCTACATATGGATACTTCAATTACAGTGAAGGTTATAATTGCACACATCCGAGAGAAGTTTAATTACACAGTTTCATACAGAAAGGCATGGAGAGCAAGGAATAAGGCGATTGAATCAATTTATGGTAATTGGGAGGAGTCTTATCAAGAACTACCACAGTGGTTGCTGGTCATGGAAAAAGATTTGCCAGGAAcaataattgattttcaaaCAGTCCCATCAACAGAAGTGGTAAATGAGATTGTCTTCAAGCGTCTCTTTTGGGCCTTTCGTCTGTGCATCTTAGGTTTCAAATTCTGCAAACCCATTGTCCAAATTGACGCAACTTGGTTGTATGGCAAATACAAAGGAACATTGTTGTTAGCTGTTGCGCAAGATGGGAACAACAAGATATTTCCCATTGCTTTTGCAATCGTGGAAGGCGAGACCAAGGAGGCTTGGAGTTTCTTTTTGAAGAATCTAAGGCAGCATGTCACCCCACAGGAGAACATATGCCTCATTTCTGATAGACATGTGTCGATAAAGAGCGCGTATGATGATCCACAGAATGGATGGCACGGTGCTCCGACAAGCCATGTGTATTGTGTCCGACACATTGCACAAAACTTTATGAGATCATTCAAGGATGGGGAACTTAAGAAGAAAGTTGAAGGCATGGGTAAAAAACATATCTCTTTCCACGTAAATTCGacatattatttgtttaaaaagacACATCTAACTTTTTCCTAAACAATGCAGGTTACGCCATGAACATCCCTACATTCGAATATTACCGTTCTGAAATTGCTGTTGTAGACCGAAAGGCTTTAGCATGGGTCGAAAATATTCCCAAACAAAAGTGGACTCAATCACATGACGATGGTCGACGATGGGGCCATATGACAAGTAACTTGGTAGAGTCACAAAACAACGTGTATAAGGGTATTCGAGGACTCCCGATCACAGCTATTGTGAAAGCATCATATTACAGGTTGGCGGCCTTGTTTGCTAAAAGAGGACATGAGGCAGCGGCAAGGGTAAATTCTGGTGAGCCATTCTCAGAAAACAACATGAAATATCTGAGGAATGAGGTGATTAAATCCAACAGTCATCATGTCACTCAGTTTGATCGGGATCGGTATACCTTTTCCGTCCGTGAAACCATCAACCATAGAGAAGGATTACCAAAGGGAGAATACAAGGTAGACCTGCAAAATAAATGGTGTGATTGTGGACGATTCAGAGCGTTACACCTACCATGCTCACATGTCATTGCCGCTTGTTCTAGCTTTTGTCATGACTACAAGACTTTTGTCGATAACAAATTCACGAATGAGTGTGTATACGCCGTATACAACATCCACTTCGACGTGGTTCACCACCAGACATATTGGCCTAATTATGAAGGACTGAAGGTGGTTCCCGACAAGTCTATGTGTAGGGCAAAGAAAGGTCGTCCACCAATTACTCGCATTAGGACCGAAATGGACGATGTGGAAACTGAGAGAAGATGCGGCATTTGTAGGATGCCTGGTCATTCCCGCAAAGATTGCATTAATATTAGACATCAGTAGAACTCTAgtctttatttcatatttattgtatttcgtatgtttttaattttgtaaatattatgattattattataattacttttttgtcAACGCCTAGATTTACATTATTAATATAAGTTAAAATTGtatgataaattgaaaaattaaacgAAGTATTTATAGTAGATGAAATAATACATGTAGATATtgtggtattttttttgtttattattatttttttgtttagagtggtattttaaaaattaaaaaaaaaccaaaaaaaaaacaagtcattTGACTTgcgggtattaaaaaaaaaattaaaaaaaattaaataataccccgcaagtgggggttgcgcggtaataaattttttttaaaaaaaaaacaaaaaataccacGCCAATTTTGACTTGCGGGGTagttaaaatttttaaatttttttttaaaggtaccccgcaagtgggggttgcaagGTACCAGAAAAACTGAAAAAGTAGGGCATTTGTGCAATTTTTTGCAAAAGTggggcatttttgtatttttggacaCAAAcaagggcagaaaaaaaaattctcccctcaaagatgcttgaattacactcccctcccctcttactCAAAACATTTCACTACCCTCCcttaagagaagcttgaattacattcctcTCCCCTCTTATATTAAAAtctagagtaaattacactcccctgcCCTcagagatgcttgaattacactctcatcccctcttatgttaaaatatacactcccctcccttataaGAAGTTTGAACATATGACGGGTTTACCACATTTttcacattcttttttttttacagttaaTTTGGCTCGCTTGTGTGTGGACCACTTGGAAGGAGAGGAACAATCGCAATTTTACACAGtaaagcgtagattttaacataagaggggagggtaatgtaattcaagcttctcttaggggaggagagtgaaaaaatttctaatatgttttgaaaaagagagGAGGAAAGTGTATATTtaaacataagaggggagggaagggTAATTCAAGTATCTTTGAGGAGAGtgaagtgtaatttactcaaaaactAATGACATCAATTGATATTCCAAACACAATTACTAAATcatctaaacatttttttttaaggaaaatcatctaaacattttatttattaactaAACATGAAATTTATATGCGTCATGCTAACTGGTGCCTCCAGGGCACTAGTTAATCATACAAAAAAAGGAATTTATTTCCATAAAAGGAAATTTTGTTGACTTATTTATGAATTAATTACACAAGTTTCAATGCAATTTATGGATTAATTACAcaagtttcaatgcaataattactatataaattctttttttagtaaccttaactagtgccccgggggcaccgaTTAACATTTCtcaatttatatttctatagtAAGAAAGAggaagtaaaaaacaaaatttattaccTATTTTCCAATTCCACCCATGCCCAAAAGCAGCTCCACACTTCCAACATGAGATTCATGCACATGGTGAGTTTCTGCACCAACAAGACAAATCACGTTTAAGAAGATAATAATTAACTTGTTTCAACTTATGTTTACATATGCTTTTAAACATGGGGAAAAAAATGGAAAGGGACCAAGACATTAAGAAGAAAGGGActacaaaataataaagttataTGAAAGGTTGTTAAAAATACAAATCAGATTACTACTCAAGCCTACGTCCACACAAATGCTTGATTCATGACGTGTGAGCATGCCTCTATGAGTGTGTCTTACATCTAAGAATATATATGGTGTATATCTATATGTATACCttaatttcttgataaaatacattctttttt belongs to Medicago truncatula cultivar Jemalong A17 chromosome 6, MtrunA17r5.0-ANR, whole genome shotgun sequence and includes:
- the LOC112422818 gene encoding uncharacterized protein → MTQDHHKLSYNVICESVKSLLHMDTSITVKVIIAHIREKFNYTVSYRKAWRARNKAIESIYGNWEESYQELPQWLLVMEKDLPGTIIDFQTVPSTEVVNEIVFKRLFWAFRLCILGFKFCKPIVQIDATWLYGKYKGTLLLAVAQDGNNKIFPIAFAIVEGETKEAWSFFLKNLRQHVTPQENICLISDRHVSIKSAYDDPQNGWHGAPTSHVYCVRHIAQNFMRSFKDGELKKKVEGMGYAMNIPTFEYYRSEIAVVDRKALAWVENIPKQKWTQSHDDGRRWGHMTSNLVESQNNVYKGIRGLPITAIVKASYYRLAALFAKRGHEAAARVNSGEPFSENNMKYLRNEVIKSNSHHVTQFDRDRYTFSVRETINHREGLPKGEYKVDLQNKWCDCGRFRALHLPCSHVIAACSSFCHDYKTFVDNKFTNECVYAVYNIHFDVVHHQTYWPNYEGLKVVPDKSMCRAKKGRPPITRIRTEMDDVETERRCGICRMPGHSRKDCINIRHQ